From the genome of Perca flavescens isolate YP-PL-M2 chromosome 12, PFLA_1.0, whole genome shotgun sequence, one region includes:
- the LOC114564790 gene encoding 1-phosphatidylinositol 4,5-bisphosphate phosphodiesterase delta-1 isoform X3, producing the protein MATNGIETKNNGMEGDPDLQFLLQGGDLLKVRSSSWKKTRYYRLMEDCETMWYESKKPFKTNQKFLLNDISAVRVGRQSEGLKKYTEEHVECRCFSIVFKSRRKNLDLIASSEEEAKQWTNSLQKMISNLSNLNSQQKTEHWIFSCLHKADKNRDDKLSKSELKNFLQLLNIEMDDDYTEMLFEKCDTSKTGYLAGEEIEHFYDLLTDREEIDVIYGEYAKTAGFMSPQNLVDFLIKEQREEATLADAHDIIQKNEPDENAKEKKLLSKDGFLMYIHHPDALVLNPDHREVYQDMSQPLNHYFISSSHNTYLTEDQLRGPSSTEAYVRALLKGCRCVELDCWDGPDDEPEIYHGYTLTSKILFKDVIKAIKEYAFKASDYPVILSLENHCSVKQQEVMAQHMSSILGSALITSPLGDGMPINFPSPEELKGKFLIKGKRLNKLEASFAPEGEEDDDTDMTEEEEVENEHEEEQRKKKKKLKLAKELSDMVVYCRSVPFSSFEDARENLSFYEISSFSEGKAMKLAEESANSYIRHNVDKLSRVYPAGSRAGSSNYNPVPLWNAGCQIVALNFQTTCTNMDVNQGRFLVNGKSGYILKPAFMRNIDTEFDPITLTRGDRLKPKTLHVMVISAQQLPKLNQKESSIVDPLVKVAVYGVPADNAEKETSYVENNGFNPEWNESFQFDVYVPELALVRFTVEDYDSVSDNDFVGQYTLPFNSLKMGYRHVPLLNRNGDVLPSAGLFVHIMVLDAE; encoded by the exons ATGGCAACGAATGGGATCGAAACGAAAAACAACG GTATGGAGGGTGATCCGGACCTCCAGTTCCTCCTGCAGGGGGGAGACCTCCTCAAGGTCCGCTCCTCGTCCTGGAAGAAGACCCGCTACTACAGACTCATGGAGGACTGCGAGACCATGTGGTACGAATCGAAGAAACCCTTCAAGACGAACCAGAAAT TTTTACTCAATGACATCTCAGCAGTGCGAGTTGGCCGTCAGTCAGAGGGCCTGAAAAAGTACACAGAGGAGCATGTGGAGTGTCGTTGCTTCTCTATTGTGTTCAAGAGCCGCCGCAAGAACCTGGACCTCATCGCCAGCTCAGAGGAGGAGGCCAAGCAGTGGACCAACAGCCTGCAGAAAATGATCTCCAACCTAAGCAACCTCAACAGCCAGCAGAAGACAGAGCA TTGGATCTTCAGCTGCCTACATAAAGCTGACAAGAACAGGGATGACAAGCTGAGCAAATCAGAGCTCAAGAACTTCCTGCAGCTGCTCAACATCGAGATGGATGACGACTACACAGAGATGCTCTTCGAG AAATGTGACACATCCAAAACTGGATACCTGGCTGGAGAGGAGATTGAACATTTCTATGACCTGTTGACCGATCGGGAGGAAATCGACGTGATCTATGGAGAGTACGCTAAAACGGCGGGCTTTATGAGTCCTCAAAACCTGGTGGATTTCCTGAtcaaagaacagagagaggaagcCACACTGGCTGATGCACACGACATTATCCAGAAGAATGAGCCAGATGAAAATG CCAAGGAGAAGAAGCTGCTGTCCAAAGATGGCTTTCTCATGTACATCCACCATCCAGATGCCTTGGTCCTCAATCCAGATCACAGAGAGGTGTACCAGGACATGAGCCAGCCCCTCAACCACTACTTCATCTCGTCCTCGCACAACACCTACCTCACGGAGGATCAGCTCAGGGGACCCAGCAGCACGGAGGCTTATGTCAG GGCTCTGCTGAAGGGCTGCCGCTGTGTGGAGCTGGACTGCTGGGACGGACCAGATGATGAGCCAGAGATCTACCACGGCTACACACTTACCTCCAAGATCCTCTTCAAAGATGTCATCAAAGCCATTAAGGAGTACGCTTTCAAG GCGTCCGATTACCCAGTTATCCTCTCCTTGGAGAACCACTGCAGTGTGAAGCAACAGGAAGTCATGGCCCAGCACATGAGCTCCATCCTGGGCAGTGCTCTCATCACTTCCCCCCTGGGAGATGGCATGCCCATAAACTTTCCATCTCCTGAG gagcTGAAGGGGAAGTTCCTGATCAAAGGGAAGAGGTTAAACAAACTGGAGGCCAGCTTTGCTCCTGAGGGGGAAGAAGATGATGACACGGACatgacagaggaggaagaggttgAGAATGAACATGAGGAAGAGCAAAGAAAG AAGAAAAAGAAGCTGAAACTAGCGAAGGAGCTGTCTGACATGGTGGTCTACTGTAGGAGCGTCCCCTTCAGCAGCTTTGAGGACGCAAGAGAAAACCTGAGCTTCTACGAGATATCGTCCTTCAGTGAGGGAAAGGCTATGAAGCTGGCAGAGGAGTCAG CTAATTCCTACATCCGTCATAACGTGGACAAGCTGAGCCGCGTCTATCCAGCAGGCTCCAGGGCCGGCTCCTCCAACTACAACCCAGTGCCTCTGTGGAACGCTGGCTGCCAAATCG TGGCCTTAAACTTCCAGACAACCTGCACAAACATGGATGTTAACCAGGGCAGATTCCTGGTTAACGGAAAGAGCGGCTACATCCTGAAACCGGCCTTCATGAGGAACATAGACACAGAGTTTGACCCCATCACCCTGACCCGAGGAGACCGGCTGAAGCCCAAGACGCTCCATGTCATG GTTATATCCGCCCAGCAGCTCCCCAAATTGAACCAGAAGGAATCTTCCATTGTGGACCCGCTGGTTAAAGTGGCGGTGTACGGAGTGCCGGCTGATAATGCTGAGAAAGAGACCAGCTATGTTGAAAACAATG GTTTTAACCCAGAATGGAATGAAAGCTTCCAGTTTGATGTGTACGTGCCAGAGCTAGCACTGGTGCGCTTCACCGTTGAAGACTATGACTCCGTGTCTGACAATGACTTTGTTGGGCAGTACACACTTCCATTCAACAGTTTAAAAATGG GATACAGACACGTGCCTCTGCTCAATAGGAACGGAGACGTCCTCCCCTCAGCTGGACTCTTTGTACACATCATGGTCCTTGATGCTGAGTAA
- the LOC114564790 gene encoding 1-phosphatidylinositol 4,5-bisphosphate phosphodiesterase delta-1 isoform X1: protein MNCLGSQPKLSRSKEYDQEVIQINQEILGMEGDPDLQFLLQGGDLLKVRSSSWKKTRYYRLMEDCETMWYESKKPFKTNQKFLLNDISAVRVGRQSEGLKKYTEEHVECRCFSIVFKSRRKNLDLIASSEEEAKQWTNSLQKMISNLSNLNSQQKTEHWIFSCLHKADKNRDDKLSKSELKNFLQLLNIEMDDDYTEMLFEKCDTSKTGYLAGEEIEHFYDLLTDREEIDVIYGEYAKTAGFMSPQNLVDFLIKEQREEATLADAHDIIQKNEPDENAKEKKLLSKDGFLMYIHHPDALVLNPDHREVYQDMSQPLNHYFISSSHNTYLTEDQLRGPSSTEAYVRALLKGCRCVELDCWDGPDDEPEIYHGYTLTSKILFKDVIKAIKEYAFKASDYPVILSLENHCSVKQQEVMAQHMSSILGSALITSPLGDGMPINFPSPEELKGKFLIKGKRLNKLEASFAPEGEEDDDTDMTEEEEVENEHEEEQRKKKKKLKLAKELSDMVVYCRSVPFSSFEDARENLSFYEISSFSEGKAMKLAEESANSYIRHNVDKLSRVYPAGSRAGSSNYNPVPLWNAGCQIVALNFQTTCTNMDVNQGRFLVNGKSGYILKPAFMRNIDTEFDPITLTRGDRLKPKTLHVMVISAQQLPKLNQKESSIVDPLVKVAVYGVPADNAEKETSYVENNGFNPEWNESFQFDVYVPELALVRFTVEDYDSVSDNDFVGQYTLPFNSLKMGYRHVPLLNRNGDVLPSAGLFVHIMVLDAE, encoded by the exons ATGAATTGCCTGGGAAGTCAGCCTAAACTCAGCAGATCTAAGGAATATGACCAGGAGGTTATCCAAATAAACCAAGAGATCTTAG GTATGGAGGGTGATCCGGACCTCCAGTTCCTCCTGCAGGGGGGAGACCTCCTCAAGGTCCGCTCCTCGTCCTGGAAGAAGACCCGCTACTACAGACTCATGGAGGACTGCGAGACCATGTGGTACGAATCGAAGAAACCCTTCAAGACGAACCAGAAAT TTTTACTCAATGACATCTCAGCAGTGCGAGTTGGCCGTCAGTCAGAGGGCCTGAAAAAGTACACAGAGGAGCATGTGGAGTGTCGTTGCTTCTCTATTGTGTTCAAGAGCCGCCGCAAGAACCTGGACCTCATCGCCAGCTCAGAGGAGGAGGCCAAGCAGTGGACCAACAGCCTGCAGAAAATGATCTCCAACCTAAGCAACCTCAACAGCCAGCAGAAGACAGAGCA TTGGATCTTCAGCTGCCTACATAAAGCTGACAAGAACAGGGATGACAAGCTGAGCAAATCAGAGCTCAAGAACTTCCTGCAGCTGCTCAACATCGAGATGGATGACGACTACACAGAGATGCTCTTCGAG AAATGTGACACATCCAAAACTGGATACCTGGCTGGAGAGGAGATTGAACATTTCTATGACCTGTTGACCGATCGGGAGGAAATCGACGTGATCTATGGAGAGTACGCTAAAACGGCGGGCTTTATGAGTCCTCAAAACCTGGTGGATTTCCTGAtcaaagaacagagagaggaagcCACACTGGCTGATGCACACGACATTATCCAGAAGAATGAGCCAGATGAAAATG CCAAGGAGAAGAAGCTGCTGTCCAAAGATGGCTTTCTCATGTACATCCACCATCCAGATGCCTTGGTCCTCAATCCAGATCACAGAGAGGTGTACCAGGACATGAGCCAGCCCCTCAACCACTACTTCATCTCGTCCTCGCACAACACCTACCTCACGGAGGATCAGCTCAGGGGACCCAGCAGCACGGAGGCTTATGTCAG GGCTCTGCTGAAGGGCTGCCGCTGTGTGGAGCTGGACTGCTGGGACGGACCAGATGATGAGCCAGAGATCTACCACGGCTACACACTTACCTCCAAGATCCTCTTCAAAGATGTCATCAAAGCCATTAAGGAGTACGCTTTCAAG GCGTCCGATTACCCAGTTATCCTCTCCTTGGAGAACCACTGCAGTGTGAAGCAACAGGAAGTCATGGCCCAGCACATGAGCTCCATCCTGGGCAGTGCTCTCATCACTTCCCCCCTGGGAGATGGCATGCCCATAAACTTTCCATCTCCTGAG gagcTGAAGGGGAAGTTCCTGATCAAAGGGAAGAGGTTAAACAAACTGGAGGCCAGCTTTGCTCCTGAGGGGGAAGAAGATGATGACACGGACatgacagaggaggaagaggttgAGAATGAACATGAGGAAGAGCAAAGAAAG AAGAAAAAGAAGCTGAAACTAGCGAAGGAGCTGTCTGACATGGTGGTCTACTGTAGGAGCGTCCCCTTCAGCAGCTTTGAGGACGCAAGAGAAAACCTGAGCTTCTACGAGATATCGTCCTTCAGTGAGGGAAAGGCTATGAAGCTGGCAGAGGAGTCAG CTAATTCCTACATCCGTCATAACGTGGACAAGCTGAGCCGCGTCTATCCAGCAGGCTCCAGGGCCGGCTCCTCCAACTACAACCCAGTGCCTCTGTGGAACGCTGGCTGCCAAATCG TGGCCTTAAACTTCCAGACAACCTGCACAAACATGGATGTTAACCAGGGCAGATTCCTGGTTAACGGAAAGAGCGGCTACATCCTGAAACCGGCCTTCATGAGGAACATAGACACAGAGTTTGACCCCATCACCCTGACCCGAGGAGACCGGCTGAAGCCCAAGACGCTCCATGTCATG GTTATATCCGCCCAGCAGCTCCCCAAATTGAACCAGAAGGAATCTTCCATTGTGGACCCGCTGGTTAAAGTGGCGGTGTACGGAGTGCCGGCTGATAATGCTGAGAAAGAGACCAGCTATGTTGAAAACAATG GTTTTAACCCAGAATGGAATGAAAGCTTCCAGTTTGATGTGTACGTGCCAGAGCTAGCACTGGTGCGCTTCACCGTTGAAGACTATGACTCCGTGTCTGACAATGACTTTGTTGGGCAGTACACACTTCCATTCAACAGTTTAAAAATGG GATACAGACACGTGCCTCTGCTCAATAGGAACGGAGACGTCCTCCCCTCAGCTGGACTCTTTGTACACATCATGGTCCTTGATGCTGAGTAA
- the LOC114564790 gene encoding 1-phosphatidylinositol 4,5-bisphosphate phosphodiesterase delta-1 isoform X2, producing the protein MNCLGSQPKLSRSKEYDQEVIQINQEILGMEGDPDLQFLLQGGDLLKVRSSSWKKTRYYRLMEDCETMWYESKKPFKTNQKFLLNDISAVRVGRQSEGLKKYTEEHVECRCFSIVFKSRRKNLDLIASSEEEAKQWTNSLQKMISNLSNLNSQQKTEHWIFSCLHKADKNRDDKLSKSELKNFLQLLNIEMDDDYTEMLFEKCDTSKTGYLAGEEIEHFYDLLTDREEIDVIYGEYAKTAGFMSPQNLVDFLIKEQREEATLADAHDIIQKNEPDENAKEKKLLSKDGFLMYIHHPDALVLNPDHREVYQDMSQPLNHYFISSSHNTYLTEDQLRGPSSTEAYVRALLKGCRCVELDCWDGPDDEPEIYHGYTLTSKILFKDVIKAIKEYAFKASDYPVILSLENHCSVKQQEVMAQHMSSILGSALITSPLGDGMPINFPSPEELKGKFLIKGKRLNKLEASFAPEGEEDDDTDMTEEEEVENEHEEEQRKKKKLKLAKELSDMVVYCRSVPFSSFEDARENLSFYEISSFSEGKAMKLAEESANSYIRHNVDKLSRVYPAGSRAGSSNYNPVPLWNAGCQIVALNFQTTCTNMDVNQGRFLVNGKSGYILKPAFMRNIDTEFDPITLTRGDRLKPKTLHVMVISAQQLPKLNQKESSIVDPLVKVAVYGVPADNAEKETSYVENNGFNPEWNESFQFDVYVPELALVRFTVEDYDSVSDNDFVGQYTLPFNSLKMGYRHVPLLNRNGDVLPSAGLFVHIMVLDAE; encoded by the exons ATGAATTGCCTGGGAAGTCAGCCTAAACTCAGCAGATCTAAGGAATATGACCAGGAGGTTATCCAAATAAACCAAGAGATCTTAG GTATGGAGGGTGATCCGGACCTCCAGTTCCTCCTGCAGGGGGGAGACCTCCTCAAGGTCCGCTCCTCGTCCTGGAAGAAGACCCGCTACTACAGACTCATGGAGGACTGCGAGACCATGTGGTACGAATCGAAGAAACCCTTCAAGACGAACCAGAAAT TTTTACTCAATGACATCTCAGCAGTGCGAGTTGGCCGTCAGTCAGAGGGCCTGAAAAAGTACACAGAGGAGCATGTGGAGTGTCGTTGCTTCTCTATTGTGTTCAAGAGCCGCCGCAAGAACCTGGACCTCATCGCCAGCTCAGAGGAGGAGGCCAAGCAGTGGACCAACAGCCTGCAGAAAATGATCTCCAACCTAAGCAACCTCAACAGCCAGCAGAAGACAGAGCA TTGGATCTTCAGCTGCCTACATAAAGCTGACAAGAACAGGGATGACAAGCTGAGCAAATCAGAGCTCAAGAACTTCCTGCAGCTGCTCAACATCGAGATGGATGACGACTACACAGAGATGCTCTTCGAG AAATGTGACACATCCAAAACTGGATACCTGGCTGGAGAGGAGATTGAACATTTCTATGACCTGTTGACCGATCGGGAGGAAATCGACGTGATCTATGGAGAGTACGCTAAAACGGCGGGCTTTATGAGTCCTCAAAACCTGGTGGATTTCCTGAtcaaagaacagagagaggaagcCACACTGGCTGATGCACACGACATTATCCAGAAGAATGAGCCAGATGAAAATG CCAAGGAGAAGAAGCTGCTGTCCAAAGATGGCTTTCTCATGTACATCCACCATCCAGATGCCTTGGTCCTCAATCCAGATCACAGAGAGGTGTACCAGGACATGAGCCAGCCCCTCAACCACTACTTCATCTCGTCCTCGCACAACACCTACCTCACGGAGGATCAGCTCAGGGGACCCAGCAGCACGGAGGCTTATGTCAG GGCTCTGCTGAAGGGCTGCCGCTGTGTGGAGCTGGACTGCTGGGACGGACCAGATGATGAGCCAGAGATCTACCACGGCTACACACTTACCTCCAAGATCCTCTTCAAAGATGTCATCAAAGCCATTAAGGAGTACGCTTTCAAG GCGTCCGATTACCCAGTTATCCTCTCCTTGGAGAACCACTGCAGTGTGAAGCAACAGGAAGTCATGGCCCAGCACATGAGCTCCATCCTGGGCAGTGCTCTCATCACTTCCCCCCTGGGAGATGGCATGCCCATAAACTTTCCATCTCCTGAG gagcTGAAGGGGAAGTTCCTGATCAAAGGGAAGAGGTTAAACAAACTGGAGGCCAGCTTTGCTCCTGAGGGGGAAGAAGATGATGACACGGACatgacagaggaggaagaggttgAGAATGAACATGAGGAAGAGCAAAGAAAG AAAAAGAAGCTGAAACTAGCGAAGGAGCTGTCTGACATGGTGGTCTACTGTAGGAGCGTCCCCTTCAGCAGCTTTGAGGACGCAAGAGAAAACCTGAGCTTCTACGAGATATCGTCCTTCAGTGAGGGAAAGGCTATGAAGCTGGCAGAGGAGTCAG CTAATTCCTACATCCGTCATAACGTGGACAAGCTGAGCCGCGTCTATCCAGCAGGCTCCAGGGCCGGCTCCTCCAACTACAACCCAGTGCCTCTGTGGAACGCTGGCTGCCAAATCG TGGCCTTAAACTTCCAGACAACCTGCACAAACATGGATGTTAACCAGGGCAGATTCCTGGTTAACGGAAAGAGCGGCTACATCCTGAAACCGGCCTTCATGAGGAACATAGACACAGAGTTTGACCCCATCACCCTGACCCGAGGAGACCGGCTGAAGCCCAAGACGCTCCATGTCATG GTTATATCCGCCCAGCAGCTCCCCAAATTGAACCAGAAGGAATCTTCCATTGTGGACCCGCTGGTTAAAGTGGCGGTGTACGGAGTGCCGGCTGATAATGCTGAGAAAGAGACCAGCTATGTTGAAAACAATG GTTTTAACCCAGAATGGAATGAAAGCTTCCAGTTTGATGTGTACGTGCCAGAGCTAGCACTGGTGCGCTTCACCGTTGAAGACTATGACTCCGTGTCTGACAATGACTTTGTTGGGCAGTACACACTTCCATTCAACAGTTTAAAAATGG GATACAGACACGTGCCTCTGCTCAATAGGAACGGAGACGTCCTCCCCTCAGCTGGACTCTTTGTACACATCATGGTCCTTGATGCTGAGTAA